In the genome of Fretibacterium sp. OH1220_COT-178, the window TGCCGGGCGGCTGCCACGACGCAGCCGGCCCGCGCCAGCACCGCCGCCGCCGCGGGGGTCAGCTGGTCCGCAGCCCCCGGCCCGGCCCCCACCACCCAGAGTTCGTGCGTCATCCGCCATCCGCCTCCCGTCCTCGTTCGCACCACCCGGCGGCGCTTTCGGCCACGGCCTCCGCGTCCGGAGTGCGGCCCAGGATCGTCCCCTCGTTGTCGATGAAGGCCGCCGCGACCGGCAGATCGCCGAAGGACCGGTCGGTGCACCGTCTGGCCACGACCTCCGCAAGCCGATCCCAGAGGAAATCCAGGTGCTCCTCCCTCAGGAGCTCCATGGCGTTCTCCGTCGTTCGGCAGCCGTAGAGCCGCTGCACGACGGCCCGGTCCGCGCCCGCCAGCGCGGCCTGGGTGCAGAGCGCCTCCAGACGGCCGTCGGCGACGCGGTTGTGCGTGTTGAACGACCCCGCCGCAACCTTCAGGAGCTTGCCCGGATGCGCGCAGAACAGGCAGCGCCGAAACTTCATGCGCGCGGCCTCGTCCAGCACGTGGCCGGGATAGTTCCCCGTCTGGATCACGCATCGCCCCGCAATCCCCCACGCCCTGCGGAGCGCGGCCTCGCCCGTGGTCCCGAACGTCAGCACGACGTCCCGGACGCCCAGCGAGGCCAGAATGCTGAGCTCCAGGGTCAGGGACTCCAGAATCGCGGCCTCGTCCATGGGCCGCACCACCCCGGACGTGCCCAGGATCGAGATTCCGCCCTCAATGCCCAGCCGCGGGTTGAAGGTGCGCCTGGCCACGGTCTCGCCTCCGGGGACCGAGACCGTGACGCGCGCGGCGCGCTCGCCCGCGGCGTCCCTCACGGCGTTGGCTATCATGCCGCGCGGTGCGGGGTTGATGGCGGGCTCGCCCGGAGGGACCTTCAGACCCGGCAGCGTGACCGTCCCGACCCCGGGCCCCGCCGCGAAGGTCACGGGCCCCGGGCCGTCGCCAAGCTCGACCGAGGCGCAGACGGTCAGGCCGTGCGTGGCGTCGATGTCGTCCCCGGCGTCCTTGACCACCCCGCAGCCGCCGTCGGGAAGCGGCAGGATGTCCAGCAGGAACCTCCGGCCCGTCGGGCCCTCCACCTCCACCTGAGCCGGGCACGACCCCGTGAGAAGGCGCAGCACGGCGGCCTTCGCGGCGGCGGCCGCACAGGCGCCCGTCGTCACACCCTCCCGAAGTTTCTTCGCGCCCCCCGCGGCCATGCCCCTCCTATGGCTCCATTCCGTAGAGGAGCGCGTTGACGATGGTCGAGGCCACCGGCGATCCGCCCTTGCGGCCCATCGCCGCGATGTGCGGCACGTCCGTGCCCACCAAAATCTCCTTGGACTCCACGACGTTGACGAACCCCACCGGCACGCCGATCACCAGGGAGGGCCTGGCCGCGCCCTCCCGCACCAGCTCGCACAGGCGGATCAGGGCCGTCGGGGCGTTGCCGATGGCGAAGATCGCGTCCGGGGTCTCCTCAACCGCCCGCTCCATGCTCACCACGGCGCGGGTGACCCCGCGGCGCAGCGCCTCGTCCCGGACGTCGGGGTCCGCCATTCGGCAGACCACCGGTACGTTCCAGCGCGCGGCGGAGGGCTTGGAGATCCCCGACGCCGCCATCGCCGTGTCGGTGACCACCGTGACGCCCCGCCGCAGCGCCTCGCGCCCCAGCCTCACGGCGTCGGGCGAAAAGACCAGGTTCCGGACGAAGTCGAAGTCCGCCGTCGTGTGGATCACCCGCTTGAGGACGGGAAGGTTCTCCTCGGGGCCCGTCCAGTCCCCCATCTCACGTTCGATGACGGCCATACTGGCCCGCTCGATCTCCTCCGGTCTCATTCCGCCAAACGCCTCCCCATCCGCAATTTTCAACGACGCACGTCACAGCAGCGGCAGCGCGGCCAACAGAAGGCTCGCCAACGACAAAAAAGCCACCGTCGCGACGTTCCAGAACAGCATCGACCGCGCCAGCCCCGCCGGGAACAGGCCGAAATAGTAGCCCGCATTCTGGCGAAGCGCGCGGGTGACGATCCCCAACCCGTTCCCCAGCAGCAGCGCAAAGACCGTCTGGGCGACGGAGAGCTCCCCGGCCGCCAGGCTCCCGCCCGCGAGCGCCAGGGCCGCGGAGACGTGGGCGATGGACGCCGCCGCCACCGTCCAACCCGCAAGGGGCAGGAAGGTCCCCCCCATGAACCGGCTCCGGAGCGCCTCCTCCGCATAGGGGACCAGCGTGAACGCGACGGCGTAAAAGAACCAGGCCAGCGGCAGGGTCTTCAGGAGCTTCCGCCAGAGCCCGGAGACGCCGCGCCGCGCCGGGGGCGGGGCCTCCGGCTCCGGCGCGCCGGTCTCCCGCGCCCGCAGGATGCCCAGGACCATCACGAACCGGACCGCGCTCCGCAAAATGAGGGTCAGGGCGAAGATTCCGCCCGCCAGCCCCGCCATGCTCACCGAGAGCACCAGCGTGGCGGGCCATCGGCGCAGGTACCCCGGGAAGGCCAGCAGCAGCGTCCCCCACAGGGCCGTCCGGCGATCGATCCGCCCCTCGTCCAGAGCGGACGCCAGAAGCGCCGCGCCGGTCTTGGCCGAACCCAGGCTGAGGGTCAGGGAGAGCCCCAGCACCGGACCGATCCCGTGCCGGCGAAGCCAGGGCATCATCCTCCGCATCAGGCGATCCGCCAGCCCGAGCCTCAGGACGACGTCCCCGATCAGCAGTCCCAGGAGGATGTCGAGCGTCAGCCAGAGCTCGCCGACAAGAAGCGCCCGCCAATCCATGACCCCTCACCCCGAGAGGGGGCCGCTACCTCCACAGCAGCAACACCGACAAATACTCCTCGGCAGGGTCCAGGGCCGGATCGCCGTAAAGGACGCTCTCGTCCGGCAGGCCGGCTCGGTCGACCCGGACCGTCTCCCGCCAGGGCCCCGCTCCCAGCACCAACGGCCTCAGCCCCTCCCCCAGCGCGCTGGGCTTGTAGAGCGCGGCGGCGTCCGCAGCCCTCAGGGCCGCCTCGATGCGCGCCGGCTCCGCCGTAGCCGGGATGACGCAGAGCACGTCCTCGCCCAGGGCCAGGAACCTCCGGGCACAGGACGCGGCCAGGGAATGGGCCGAGACCCCGGGCACGAGGCGGAGCTCCAAACCCGGGACCAGCCCGCGCCAGACCTCGTAGAGGTACGCGCCGGTGGCGTAGAGGGCCGAGTCCCCGATCACCGGCAGCACGACGGTCTCCGCCCTCTCCCATCGCGGGCGGAGCTCCTCCAGCCGCTCGCGCAGAGCGGCGTCGCGCACCGAGGCGTCGCGCACCATGGGAAAGACCACCGGAACGGCGGCCGATTCCCTCAGATGCCCGCGCAGAGCGGCGGCAGCCACGCTCGGCCTGCCGTCCCGCGAGTGCGGGATCAGCACCAGATCCGCCTCGTCGAGGGCGCGAAGCGCCCCCGCCGTCACCATATCCGGGTCGCCCGGACCTACGCCCGCAACGATCAGCTTCAAGCGATCACTCCCTATGAAAAAATCCCGGCCAACAAAGTTCCGGACCATTACGGTCCCGCCCCCGCCGGAGCTCGGCGGCAGGGCTCAGAGCAGCATCTCGCGGATGCGCTCCACGAAGACCTCCGCCATCCGCGGGTCCTCGCCCAGCCCCACAAGATGGGGCTCGACATTCTCGTAGCCCTCCCTCCTCAGCCGATGCAGCCAGGAGTCGTCATCCGGGCCCGCCATGTCGTTATTGGCGTGGTCGCCCGAGACGATCATGAGCGGGGAGAGCACCAACCTCCCGACGGAGGGGTGTTTTTTGAGGCCGCGGACGACGTCCTCGATCGTCGGCGCCGCCTCCACCGTGCCGATGAAGAACCGGCCGTCCGCGATCCGGTCCAGGGCCAGCTGGAGCTGGCAGTACATGGCGTTGGCACTGTGGGTGGGCGTGCCGTGCCCCATCAGGACGATCGCGGTCCCCTCGTCCTCCAGCCGGCGCCCGAAGCGGGCCGCCAGGATTTCGGCCATGCGGTCGCAGTCGGGCACGCTGTGGAGGTAAGGGGACCCCAGGGCGATCCTCCGGAACCCGTACTTGCCCCGGATGGAGGCGAAGGCGTCGACGACGCTCCGGATGTCGTCGTACTCCTCGCCGGGGATGATGTGCGTGGGCATCACGCAGACGCGGGTGATCCCCTCGTCCTGCATCCGGGCCAGGGCCTCGGCGGGCGTCGGGATCCCGACGTTCTGCTCGCGGGCGATCTTTCTGCGGATGATGTTGGAGGTGAAGGCCAGGCGGACCTGCGCCTCGGGAAAAGCCTCTTTGGCGCTGTCGACGAGGTTGTCGATGGCCCTGCGGGCCTCGGGCACGGAGGTACCGAACGAGACGACCAGGATGCCCGCCCTGTCGGGCCTCGCCCTTCCGTGAGGCGAAGCGGAGGATTTCATCGCTTATATACCCCCTTCGTACGCACCGGCGGCGCAGCGGGCACAAAAAAAGACACGAACCCGAGTCGTGTCTCGCTCTTTCACAGCACCGGTCATCTGCAAAGGAGTTCGCCCACGCAAACAATATCTCCCTCTCGCCTGCAGACGCGGTATCCTGACTTCCCCTCTTCCTCCTCCGCCCCTTCCCGGGGAGCGCCTCCCCAGTGGGTGTTCCGTGCGGATTCGTCCGGGCTACAGTGGCGGGGCCGCGCGGGCGTCGCACCCGCTTCCCGAGTCTGCAAGGACATATTCGGCATCCATTACGATTTCCATTCAACCACACCAGCCCAGGCTTGTCAACGCAAGCAAGGCAGCTGGACAAAGGCAGAAGGCCCTCCCCGAAGGAAGAGCCTCCGCGACACGAGCAACGGCAGGCTCCAGCTAACGCAACCCCTCAATCTCCTCGATCGGGAGCCCCGTCGCCTCGGCGGCCGTACGGACATCCACCCCCATCCGAAGAAGGTTTCGCACCGTCTCCCGCTTGGCCTGTGCCATGCCCTGTGCCATGCCCTGCTCCATGCCCCGCTGCTCCGCCTTTTTGATCCGCGTCTCCTCGATCGCCCGACGGTCCAGCTCGTCCATCTGCGCCCGCAATTGATAATAACGGTACTCCGGCGTACCCCAATACTCCCGCTCCGCAGCCGTCACCTCTTCAAAAACCTTGTCCCCGGACAACGCCGTGCGCATCAGACTCACCCCCATTCCATCGTTGCTCATATAACCGCTCCAGACCGCCAAACGCTCCTCGTCCGTCAGCTTGTGCGTCGGATCGGCCTTCATCCGTTCCCGGATCCGATCGATGCCGTCCCGGAACTTCTTCAGCTCCACATAAACCAGCAGCTCATCCCACGTCAGGACCTTCCGCGTAACCGGGTTCGTCAGGACAAAGTCCCACACCCCCGGACGCTCCTCCGGAAACAGGGGAAAACCCAGCAGCGATATCAGAACCGTCGCCCTCAGGTCGTGGTAGCTCCTCCCCGCGCCCAGCTGACGCACATAGCTCTTCCCCCAATAATAGAGGCAGCGCGGGACAAAATGTTCGTGCCCCTCCCGCTGAAGCTCGATGTTCAGATGCCGGCCATGCTCGTCCACCGCACGGAGGTCCAGACGGGCGTGCTTCCTCCTCCAGCCCTCCGGGGCAAGCTCCGTCTCCGCAAGCTCCAACCGCCTCACCCGAGGATGTCCCAGGGTCTCGAAGATCGCGTTGACGAGATCCAGAAGAAGGTGCGTCCGAGAGGGGCGCCCCAGAAGGAACCGGAAAAACAGGTCCGTCGAGCGGTCGATCTCGGTCGGCAGCTCCCCCCGCTCCTCCAGAAGGAGCATCTCGCGCCGCTCCTCCCGCGTCAGCTTCAAAAGGCTCCCATCCGAGCCGCTGCCAAGCCCCTTTCCCACAGCCTCACCTCGCTTCGGATCCCCATTCGCTTTAAAACTTCGGCTACAGTATAGCAAAACGCCCTCCCCGGAGGGAGGGCTTTGCATCACACGACCACGTCCAGCCGCTCGTTCAGCGTCTCGCGGATCCGCGAGACCAGCTTCACGATCTCGTCCGCGGGAATCTTGCGGACGATGTTTCCGTCTAGGGTCTCGATCACCTGAATCTGGACCATGCCCGCCTCGTCGATCACCTCGTACTTGAGGTGCCGGTTGCTCGGCGTCAGGCTCTCGACCAGATCGGCCGTCCTCTTCAGGAGGGACTTCAGCCCCTCCCTGTCCAACTCCAACAGCGGGTCCGGAGAGTTCTCGGCGGACTCGGGCGGCACCGCCGCCCCGGGCTCGACGCCCGAAGCACGCCGCAGGGGCAGACCCTCAGCGGGTGGGGCCTCGGGAATCGTCGCCCCGCCCGGAGTCAAACGAACCTCCATAGCCCTCACCTTCCTTCGTCAAACTTGCCGCAACTTTGAGAGGAGAGGGAAAGGGAACGAAAACCCCTTTCCCTCAAGTCGATACGGGCCGCTAAACAGCCCTCTCAAAGACGGAGTGTACGGTTAACGAATCAGGCTCAGGACGTGCTGCGGAAGCTGGTTGGCCTGCGCCAGCATGGCGTTGCCGGCCTGGAGCATGATGTTGAGCTTGGTGAAGTTCATCATCTCCTTGGCCATGTCCGTGTCGCGGATGCGGCTCTCGGCCGCCGTCAGGTTCTCGCCCGCCACCGTGAGGTTGTTGATGGTATGCTCCAGGCGGTTCTGGTAGGCGCCCAGCTTGGCCCGCTGCGTCGACACCTTGTCCAGCGCGTTGTCGATCACCGTGATGGAGCGCGCCGCGGACTCGCGGTCGGTGACCAGGACCTCGTTCAGGCCCAGGGCATGAGCGCGCATGTCGCCGATGTTGATCCCCATATCCTCGCCCTCGTTGGCGCCGATCTGGAACACCGTCGTGTTGTCCGCAAGGTGAAGGATCGTCGAGCCTTCTTTGTTGACATACGAGAACCTCTTGCCAGCTGCACTCCAAGCTGCCGTTACTCCTGTCAATGCATCAAACTCCACATCAATATTCGGGTGCAACACACCGACCAAACGATTGCCTGTCGTTTTGGCTCCAGAGACAATTATCTCTCCAGTGTGGGCATTTGCGATATCCACCGTGTAGTCGCTTTCCCTCGCCTCTTGGATAACGTTGAGAGAAAAAGCCTTGATCAGATCCTCATCTCCCGCGAAACTGAGACGTCCCGTCGTTCCTGGAATCACCGTACGAATCACGAACGTCCCGTTCACAGACTCAGACGTATTCAGCTCGTTCCCCTCGACAAAAGTTGCAAAGTTGACAGCCCCTTCAGGGTCAGCAAGATATTGAGCCTGCCCAAGCCCGCCTTTAGCCTCGCTATTTCCGATGGCATCTCTCAATTTCTTTGCAACATCACCCAGCGTGTCATTGGCATAGAGAGTAATCTTTGCCTGTTTACCGTCACCCTGTGTAATGGTGATCGTCTGGGGGTCGGTCAGCATGAAGCGACCCTGGGCATCCCAGAACTTGTCCAGATCACGCAACTTGATGCCCTTTTTGGCGACATCACCGATCTTCATCGCTTCGAATACCGCCAAATCCTTACCGCTTAGGTCGGCAACAACCAAATTACCATTCGCTGCATTCTTCTCCGCGAACGAGAGGGTGACGCTCCCCGTCTGCAACTTGCCGTCCTCAAAATAATACTGCTGCAGGGTGATATCCTTACCCCTGATTTTAGCGACATCCAA includes:
- a CDS encoding sirohydrochlorin cobaltochelatase, whose amino-acid sequence is MKSSASPHGRARPDRAGILVVSFGTSVPEARRAIDNLVDSAKEAFPEAQVRLAFTSNIIRRKIAREQNVGIPTPAEALARMQDEGITRVCVMPTHIIPGEEYDDIRSVVDAFASIRGKYGFRRIALGSPYLHSVPDCDRMAEILAARFGRRLEDEGTAIVLMGHGTPTHSANAMYCQLQLALDRIADGRFFIGTVEAAPTIEDVVRGLKKHPSVGRLVLSPLMIVSGDHANNDMAGPDDDSWLHRLRREGYENVEPHLVGLGEDPRMAEVFVERIREMLL
- a CDS encoding flagellar protein FlaG, with the protein product MEVRLTPGGATIPEAPPAEGLPLRRASGVEPGAAVPPESAENSPDPLLELDREGLKSLLKRTADLVESLTPSNRHLKYEVIDEAGMVQIQVIETLDGNIVRKIPADEIVKLVSRIRETLNERLDVVV
- a CDS encoding Rpn family recombination-promoting nuclease/putative transposase, translated to MGKGLGSGSDGSLLKLTREERREMLLLEERGELPTEIDRSTDLFFRFLLGRPSRTHLLLDLVNAIFETLGHPRVRRLELAETELAPEGWRRKHARLDLRAVDEHGRHLNIELQREGHEHFVPRCLYYWGKSYVRQLGAGRSYHDLRATVLISLLGFPLFPEERPGVWDFVLTNPVTRKVLTWDELLVYVELKKFRDGIDRIRERMKADPTHKLTDEERLAVWSGYMSNDGMGVSLMRTALSGDKVFEEVTAAEREYWGTPEYRYYQLRAQMDELDRRAIEETRIKKAEQRGMEQGMAQGMAQAKRETVRNLLRMGVDVRTAAEATGLPIEEIEGLR
- a CDS encoding precorrin-2 C(20)-methyltransferase — translated: MKLIVAGVGPGDPDMVTAGALRALDEADLVLIPHSRDGRPSVAAAALRGHLRESAAVPVVFPMVRDASVRDAALRERLEELRPRWERAETVVLPVIGDSALYATGAYLYEVWRGLVPGLELRLVPGVSAHSLAASCARRFLALGEDVLCVIPATAEPARIEAALRAADAAALYKPSALGEGLRPLVLGAGPWRETVRVDRAGLPDESVLYGDPALDPAEEYLSVLLLWR
- the cbiD gene encoding cobalt-precorrin-5B (C(1))-methyltransferase CbiD translates to MAAGGAKKLREGVTTGACAAAAAKAAVLRLLTGSCPAQVEVEGPTGRRFLLDILPLPDGGCGVVKDAGDDIDATHGLTVCASVELGDGPGPVTFAAGPGVGTVTLPGLKVPPGEPAINPAPRGMIANAVRDAAGERAARVTVSVPGGETVARRTFNPRLGIEGGISILGTSGVVRPMDEAAILESLTLELSILASLGVRDVVLTFGTTGEAALRRAWGIAGRCVIQTGNYPGHVLDEAARMKFRRCLFCAHPGKLLKVAAGSFNTHNRVADGRLEALCTQAALAGADRAVVQRLYGCRTTENAMELLREEHLDFLWDRLAEVVARRCTDRSFGDLPVAAAFIDNEGTILGRTPDAEAVAESAAGWCERGREADGG
- a CDS encoding precorrin-8X methylmutase, translated to MRPEEIERASMAVIEREMGDWTGPEENLPVLKRVIHTTADFDFVRNLVFSPDAVRLGREALRRGVTVVTDTAMAASGISKPSAARWNVPVVCRMADPDVRDEALRRGVTRAVVSMERAVEETPDAIFAIGNAPTALIRLCELVREGAARPSLVIGVPVGFVNVVESKEILVGTDVPHIAAMGRKGGSPVASTIVNALLYGMEP
- a CDS encoding flagellin N-terminal helical domain-containing protein, encoding MAMVINHNIPALMSYNAVRGTMNSLQKSIQKLSTGLRINSAADDAAGLAISEKMRAQIRGLDQAVRNSQDGISMIQTAEGALNETHSILQRMRELSVQSANDTLTQQDRGYIQLEIDQLREEITRIGNTTQFNKKKLLNGDAAVLWSSDNLNTKAIVNGGLRQVDQFGQKNAIEGNYEIKIKAKAGQGEVQKSDIFKVKHKDVINITSQDPYLENVKTSGLQTKGAGGANAIYTIKAAAAANITGKRLAHIGTQAHWDDAAFTGDITAANTKGGSAELVVTLKAKQGGGAAAKGTATFTVKGRVTMADGSAVEIAEQTVTLEADAVGAGWGTNLTAKALVGDLAGLTLDGTTFSNAEMQAMNLGDSAIFQIGKNEATTSTGTPDVQLSVSDPTATGPHLYNLDVAKIRGKDITLQQYYFEDGKLQTGSVTLSFAEKNAANGNLVVADLSGKDLAVFEAMKIGDVAKKGIKLRDLDKFWDAQGRFMLTDPQTITITQGDGKQAKITLYANDTLGDVAKKLRDAIGNSEAKGGLGQAQYLADPEGAVNFATFVEGNELNTSESVNGTFVIRTVIPGTTGRLSFAGDEDLIKAFSLNVIQEARESDYTVDIANAHTGEIIVSGAKTTGNRLVGVLHPNIDVEFDALTGVTAAWSAAGKRFSYVNKEGSTILHLADNTTVFQIGANEGEDMGINIGDMRAHALGLNEVLVTDRESAARSITVIDNALDKVSTQRAKLGAYQNRLEHTINNLTVAGENLTAAESRIRDTDMAKEMMNFTKLNIMLQAGNAMLAQANQLPQHVLSLIR